The window GCCGTGGCCGTGTCCGGCCGCGATGTCCGGGGCCCGTGGCGGCTCCTGACTCCTGCCGGCCCGGCTCTCCTTCCCCCACTGCATTGTTCGAGAGGTCTTCACCATGCCCGCGGTCCCTGCCCGTTTCAGTGTCCTGTCCAAGGACTTCGCCGCCGCCCCCCACCGCTACTTCGCACGGCTGAGGGAGCGGGCTCCGGTGCACTACGAGCCGGCGATCGACAGCTACTTCCTCTCCCGCCACGAGGACGTGAAGCGGGTGCTGACCGACCATGAGGCCTTCAGCACCGAGATGTTGCAGGTGCGTGCCGAGCCGGTGATGCGCGGGCCGGTCCTCGCCCAGATGACCGGCGCCGAGCACACCGCGAAACGGAAGATCGTCGTACGGGCGTTCACCGGACGGGCCCTGGAGAGACAGATACGCGCCGTCCACGCCAACGCCGCCGAGCTCATGGCCCCTTTCCTCGCCCGGGGGCGGATGGACCTGGTCAACGACTTCGGCAAGCCGTTCGCCGTGCACGTCGCGCTCGACGTCCTGGGGCTCGACAAAGGGGACTGGCAGCAGGTGGCCGCCTGGCACGGCGGGGTCGCCGAGTTCGTCACCAGCCTCGCCCTCACCCCCGAGCGCCGCCGGCACTGCATCGACTGCGCCGAGGAGTTGGAGACCTATCTCCTGCCCGTCATCGAGCAGCGGCGCAGCCGTCCCGGCGACGATCTGATATCGAGGCTGTGCACGGCCGAGTTCGGCGGTGTCGTCATGAGCGACCGCGACGTCACCGCGCTGATCATCAACGTCCTGGTCGCCGCCGCCGAGCCGGCGGACAAGACGCTCGCCCTGCTCTTCAAGCACCTGATCGACCGTCCCGAGCAGCTGGCGCAGGTCCGCCGGGACCCGCGGCTGCTGGCCGCCGCGATCGCGGAGACCCTGCGATACAGCCCGCCGGTCCAGCTCATTCCCCGCCGGGCGGAGCAGGACGCGGTGTTCGCCGGCGCCACCGTCCCGGCCGGTGCGACCGTCTTCTGCATGATCGGCGCGGCCAACCGGGATCCCGGCGCCTTCGGTGACCCGGACGTCTTCGACATCCACCGCCCGGACCTGGGCGCCGCCCGTTCCTTCACCGCGGCCGCCCAGCACCTGTCCTTCGGCGCCGGACTGCACCAGTGCGTCGGCGCGGCCTTCGCGCGTGCCGAGATCGAGACGGTCGCCGCGATGCTGCTGCCCCTGCTCGACGAGGTCCGCTACAGCCCCGGTTTCCGCTACCGGGAAGCCGGCCTGTACACGCGGGGGCCGCTCGCGCTGTCGCTGGACTTCACCCCCGTCGGCTGAGAGCGCGGCGCCGGCCGTGACCTGCGGCCGTCTCGCCCGCCGGGCCTGTGCCGGGCCCTGCCTTCCGCGGCTGCGTGAGCCCGGATTTCGCTGTCCCCCACTTTGTTTCAGGAGAAGACGACCATGACGTCGACCGATATCGCCACGGCCATCCACGATCTGCTGTTCGAGCCGGGCCTGGACCTCGCCGAAGCCATCGACCGGCACTTCGCCCCCGACTACCGCCAGCGCACCAACGGCGTGTGGAGCGACAGGACGGGCTTCGCCCGGCACATGACGCGCCTGCGCTCGCTGGTCGGCAGCGGGCACGTCGAGGTCCACGAAGAGCTCCGCGACGGGCTGCTCTACGCCGACCGTCACACCGTCACCCTCGGCCACCGCGACGGCCACACCTCCCGTACCGAGGTGTACCTCTTCGCCCGGATGGCACCCGACGGCCGCTTCCGGCGCGTGGAGGAGACCACTCTGCTGATCACCGGAGACGCCGAGGACAACAACATCGGACTGGTCGGCTGACCGGGCCGGGAGCGAGGGAGAGGGGAGCCGCCATGGTGTCCGTGGGGGAAAGACTGAGCAGGGCGCGCGTACGGGCCTTCGTGGGACGGGACGAGGAACTCGGCCGGTTCGGGGAGGCGTTGGCCGGTGATCCGCAGGCGCCGTTCGCGTTCTACGTGTACGGGCCGGGCGGCATCGGGAAGTCGACGCTGCTGCGGCGGCTGGCGGACCACGCCCGTGCGTCGGGCCGGCTGCTCGTGGAACTCGACGGCCGGTTCGTCAGCCGGGACCCGGCCGATTTCGAGCACGCCACCGGTCCGTTCCTGGATGTTCCGGGCACGGTCCTGTTCGTGGACTCCTTCGAGCACTGCCAGTGGCTGGAGAGCTGGCTGTGGCACCACTTCCTGCCCCGAGCCGCGGACGACACCCTGGTGGTGCTGGCCGGGCGGCGTGCTCCGCAGCCGCAGTGGACCGCCGACCCCGCCTGGTCCCGGCTGCTGCACGTGAGCGAACTGGAGCCGTTCTCCGAGGAGCAGGCGCGGAGCCTGCTGGTGTCGGCGCAGATCCGGCCCGAACTGCGCGACCGGGTGCTGCGCTTCGCCGGAGGCAACCCGCTGGCGCTGTCGCTGGCGGCCGCGGCGGGATCGGAGGGGTGCGGCAGGCAGGAGATCTGGGCTCCGACGGCGGATGTGCTGCGCACCCTGCTGGCGGGGCTGATCGGGGAGGTGCCCACGGCGGCCCACCGCCGCGCCCTGGAGGTGGCGGCGCAGGCCCGTTCGACGTCGGAGGAACTCCTCGCGGCGGTGCTGCCCGAGGAGGACGTCCATCCGCTCTTCTCCTGGCTGCGGGACCTGCCGTTCATGGAGTCGACCCACCGCGGGCTCCATCCGCACGACGCCGCGCGCGAGACCCTCGCCGCCGACCTGCGCTGGCGGGCGCCGAACGCCTTCGAGTCGATGCGCCGGCGCCTGGCGGACGAGTACCTGCGCCTCCTGCGCGAGGCACCCGAGGAGCGGGTGTGGACCGTCACCGACGATCTCTTCTACCTCTTCCGGGAGGGCGAGACGCTGGCCCGGCTGCGGTGCTGGTCCCGCGAGGACGAGGTGCACGACCGTCCTCTGCACCCGGATGACATCGATGTCGTGCTGCGCATGGCCGAGGAGACCGAGGGGGCGGCCGGCGCGGAGCTGGTCCGCTACTGGGCGCAGCGCCAGCCGCAGGCGTTCAGCGTCTACCGGCTGGTGAGCACGGGCCGGATCGTGGCGTTCACGGCCCGGCTGGTCCTGCCGGCCCCGGCCGACCCCCGGGACGTGGCGGCCGATCCCGTCGTCGCGGCCGCCTGGCGGTACACCGAGGCCACCGCGCCGGTGGGTGCGGGCGAGCACATCGGCATCAGCCGTTTCTCGGTCTATCCCGAGCGGTACCAGGTTCCCTCGCGCGTCATCGACCTGAGCAGTTCCCGGGCCCATGCGGAGGCGGCGCGGGCCCGCGGCCGTGCCTACGGTTTCGCGGTGTTCCAGGACGCCGAGACCTGGGCCGGGCGGGTCAGGGGCACGCTCGACGACACCGGGGCGCGGCCGCGGGTGGGTGCGTACTCCTACGGGCTGTTCGGTGTGGACTGGCGCCGGCTGCCGGTGGAGGCATGGCTGCTGCGTTTCATATCGGCCACGGCCGGGCCGGCGCCGTCCGCGTCCGGGCCGTCGCCCGTCTCACGGGCCGCGTTCGACCAGGCCGTGCGCGAGGCGCTGGCGCACTGGCGCGATACGGACGCGTTCGCCGCCTGCGCTCTGATGCGTACCCGTCTGGCGGCCGACTTCGGTGAACCGGTCGGGGAGTTGCGTGCCCTGCTGCGCGGGGCCGTCGACGATCTCGCGGGGGATCCGCGCGGAGTGCGGGCGCGTGAGGCCCTGACGGCGGGCTACTTCTCCGGTGCGCCCACCCAGGAGGCCGCCGCGCGCCGTCTGGGTCTTCCGTACGGGACCTACCGTCGTCACCTGCGTCAGGGTCTGGACCTGCTCGGCGAGGCGTTGTGGCAGCGGGAGCTGCACGACCCGAGGTAGCGGCGGCGGGCGCGGGGCGGGCTGCGGCGGGGCGCCGGGTGGACAGGCGCGGACAGCAGTGGACAGTGGCCGCGCCCGCCGGGTCTGGATAGTGGACAGCGTCCGCGCCGAGTGTGTGCGTCATGAACGTTGCACTCACGCAGACGGGCCGGTCAGCACGCCGGCCCCCCGGGCCGGGAGCGGTGCTCGCGGCGCTCGCCGCGGCCCAGTTCACCGTCATGCTCGCCACCTCGATCGTCAATGTGGCGCTCCCTCAGATCCGTGACGGGGCGGGCCTGTCGGACGGCGGGACCACCTGGGTGGTCAACGCCTACGGCCTGGCGTTCGGGGCGCTGCTCCTGGCGGGCGGACGGGTCGCCGATCTCCTGGGCCGCCGCCGGGTGCTGGTGGCCGGGCTCGCGCTGTTCGTGCTGGCGTCGGTGGCGGCGGGGCTGGCCACCTCCCCCGGTGTGCTGATCGGTGCCCGTGCGGTGCAGGGGGCCGGCGCCGCCGCGATCGCCCCGGCCGCGCTCGCGCTGGCGATGGACGGGTTCCCGCCCGGGCCGGCGCGTGGCAGGGCGCTGGGGGTGTGGGGTGCGGTCTCCGGTGCGGGGGCCGCGGGCGGCGTTCTGCTGGGCGGTGTGCTCACCCAGGCGTGGGGCTGGCCGTGGATCTTCCATTCGGTGGCGTTCGGGGCGGTGCTGGTGCTGGCCGCGGTGGCCGTGCTGGTGCCCCGGGACGCCGTACGCGAGACGGCCGGGCGGTTCGACCTGCTGGGCACCGTCACCGTGACGCTGGCGCTGACCTGTCTGGTGTGGGGTCTGACCACCGCGCGCGGGGCCGGCTGGGGCGATCCGCCGGTGCTGGGCGCGCTCGGTGGCGCCGTCGTGCTGCTGGCGGCCTTCTGTGTGATCGAGCGGGGCCGGCCGCAGGCGCTGGTGCCGGTGCGGCTGCTCACCGCGGGCCGGGTCGGTGCGGGCAATCTGCTGATGGCCCTGCTGGGGTCCGTGTGGATCGCCCTGTTCTTCTTCCTGCCGCTGTACCAGCAGCAGGTCCTCGGGTCGGGCCCGCTGGTCACGGGAGTGGGGCAACTCCCCCTCGCCGGCGCCCATATGCTCGGCTCCGCCCTCGCCCCGCGCGTGGCCCGGCGGTTCGGTGCCACCGCGACCCTGACCGTGGCGCTGCTGACGGAGGCGGCCGGGCTGCTGTGGCTGTCGCGGATGAGCGCCGACGGCACCTACCCGGTGGACGTCCTCGGCCCGAGCGTCCTGGTCGGCCTGGGGCTCAGCGTCGCCTTCGTCCAGCTCACCGGGCTGGCCGTGGACGGTGTCCCGCGGCAGGACGCGGGTCTTGCCGGCGGGCTGGTGAACACCACCCGGCAGGTCGGCGGGGCGATCGGTCTCGCGGCCCTGGCCACCCTGGCCGGTTCCGTCACCGCCGGCGCGTCCGCGGACCGGCCCTCCCTGGAGGCGCTCACGGCCGGCTACCGGGCCGCCTTCACCGTCTCGGCCGCGGTCCTAGCCGTCACGGCCCTCCTCGCGCTGCTCCTCACCCGCCGCACGGGGGCGCGTACCCCGGCCGCCCCCGCCGGGCCGGCTTCCGATCCGGCTCCCGGCCCGGCGGGCTCTCCGCTCTCCCCCGTCCGGCAGAACACTCCCTAGGCCGCCGGATCCGTACGACGGGCACGCCCGGAACGCCCGGCACCACCGGTACATGTCGTCCAGAACAGGAAGAAGCACAGCCATGGTCACCATCGACGAGAGCGCTCCCGTCATCGTCCGCCTGAGCACCGTGATCGACGCCCCGCTCGAGAGCGTGTGGGCGCTGCACACCGACATTGCGGCCTGGCCGCTGTGGAACCCGGACGTGGTCCGGGTGGAGGCCGAGGGGCCGCTGCGGCCCGGCGGGTCGTTCAGCTGGCGCACCCACGGCCTGGACATCACCTCCACCGTGCGGGAGCTGGTTCCCGGGGAGCGGATCGTGTGGGGCGGTCCCGCCGCCGGTATCACCGGCGTGCACGTGTGGACGTTCGAGCAGGACGGCGGGCGCACCACCGTCCGCACCGAGGAGTCCTGGAGCGGCGCCCCGGTCGAGGCCGCGGCCGACGACCTCCACAAGGCCCTCCACGACTCCCTGGAGAGCTGGCTCTCCCACCTCAAAAGCCGTGCCGAACAGGCTGCCTGACCACCTCTCACACCGATCGAGGAGATATCTGCCATGACCACTGCGAAGCCGTACCTGACCGGCCACTACACCCCCCTCACCGAGGAGGTCACCGCCACCGGCCTCACCGTCGAGGGTTCCCTGCCCCCCGAGCTGAACGGCCGGCTGCTGCGCAACGGGCACAACCCCAAGCCCGGTGTCACTCCCAGCCACTGGTTCAAGGGCAGCGGCATGGTCCACGGCATCCGCCTGCGTGCGGGCCGCGCCGAGTGGTACCGCAACCGCTGGGTGCACACTCCCGCCCTGGACGGCGCCCCGTACATGACCGAGCGCGGGCCGGACCTGAGCGCCAGCACCGCCGGTACGCACATCATCGAGCACGGCGGACGCCTGCTGGCGCTGTGCGAGGCGAACTTCCCCTTCGAGCTCACCCCGGAGCTGGAAACGGTCGGCGCCCACGACTTCGGCGGCAAGCTGCGCAGTGCGATGACCGCGCACCCCAAGGAGGACCCGGTGACCGGGGAGCTCCACTTCTTCGGGTCCTCGCCGTTCCCGCCGTTCCTGACGTACTACGTCGCGGACGCCAAGGGCGAGATCACCGACAGTGCCGATGTGCCGGGGGCGACCGCCTCGCTCAAGCACGATTTCGCGATCACCCGCCGTCATGTGGTGTTCGTCGAGGGCAATGTCACCTTCGACGCCACGGAGCACTCCGGTATCCCCTACAGCTGGAGCGATCACCAGCCCGCCCGTATCGGTGTCATGCCGCGCGGTGGTGACGGGGCCCGGCACGTCCGCTGGTTCTCCATCGAGCCCGGCAACATGCTGCACGTCTCCAACGCCTACGAGGACGGCCTGGGCCGCATCGTCCTGGAGGGTCCCACCGTGGACCGCGAGGGCTTCCGGCTCTCCTGGAACTGGTGGGTCGGGGCGCCCGGGCGCGGCAGTGAGCCCGGCTCCCGCTCCTACACCCGCCGTTGGGTGATCGACCTGGCGGAGGGGACCGTCGGCGAGCAGATCATCGACGATCTGCCGGTGGAGTTCCCGACCCTCAACGAGGACTTCCTGGGTGTGGAGAACCGCTACCAGTACGCGATCGCCTTCCCCGACGAGAACGGTTTCGGCGGCTACGGTGTCGTCAAGTACGACCGCACCACCGGTGCCCGCCGCATCCACCAGGTGGGCGATGCCCGGATGCCGAGCGAGGCCGTCTTCGTGCCCGCCGCCGATGCCACGAGCGAGGACGACGGCTATCTGCTGACCGTGGTCTCCGACCTCAAGCAGGACTCCTCCCAGCTGCTGGTCCTGGACGCCTCCGGCCTCGACAGGGTCGCCACCGTCCATCTGCCCCACCGGGTGACGGCCGGAATCCACGGCTCCTGGGTCCCCGACAGCGAGCTGGACCACGGCAACGGCTGACGTGCCGTCCCGGGGGCGCGGTATCGCCCGCGCCCCCGGCGAGACCGTCACCACCCCCGCCCGTCCCGGATGGAGATCTGCCACCATGTCCAGCCCCACCACCGCCTTGCCGCCCGCCGCCGTTCGTGAGGCCGGCGGCCGTGGCCGCCCTCGCGAGGTCGACAACCGTGCGGCCTACGTCAGTTTCGGACTGGCCTACCTGCTCGGCCACGGCACGGCCGC is drawn from Streptomyces sp. NBC_01232 and contains these coding sequences:
- a CDS encoding cytochrome P450, cyclodipeptide synthase-associated produces the protein MPAVPARFSVLSKDFAAAPHRYFARLRERAPVHYEPAIDSYFLSRHEDVKRVLTDHEAFSTEMLQVRAEPVMRGPVLAQMTGAEHTAKRKIVVRAFTGRALERQIRAVHANAAELMAPFLARGRMDLVNDFGKPFAVHVALDVLGLDKGDWQQVAAWHGGVAEFVTSLALTPERRRHCIDCAEELETYLLPVIEQRRSRPGDDLISRLCTAEFGGVVMSDRDVTALIINVLVAAAEPADKTLALLFKHLIDRPEQLAQVRRDPRLLAAAIAETLRYSPPVQLIPRRAEQDAVFAGATVPAGATVFCMIGAANRDPGAFGDPDVFDIHRPDLGAARSFTAAAQHLSFGAGLHQCVGAAFARAEIETVAAMLLPLLDEVRYSPGFRYREAGLYTRGPLALSLDFTPVG
- a CDS encoding nuclear transport factor 2 family protein; this translates as MTSTDIATAIHDLLFEPGLDLAEAIDRHFAPDYRQRTNGVWSDRTGFARHMTRLRSLVGSGHVEVHEELRDGLLYADRHTVTLGHRDGHTSRTEVYLFARMAPDGRFRRVEETTLLITGDAEDNNIGLVG
- a CDS encoding ATP-binding protein, with protein sequence MVSVGERLSRARVRAFVGRDEELGRFGEALAGDPQAPFAFYVYGPGGIGKSTLLRRLADHARASGRLLVELDGRFVSRDPADFEHATGPFLDVPGTVLFVDSFEHCQWLESWLWHHFLPRAADDTLVVLAGRRAPQPQWTADPAWSRLLHVSELEPFSEEQARSLLVSAQIRPELRDRVLRFAGGNPLALSLAAAAGSEGCGRQEIWAPTADVLRTLLAGLIGEVPTAAHRRALEVAAQARSTSEELLAAVLPEEDVHPLFSWLRDLPFMESTHRGLHPHDAARETLAADLRWRAPNAFESMRRRLADEYLRLLREAPEERVWTVTDDLFYLFREGETLARLRCWSREDEVHDRPLHPDDIDVVLRMAEETEGAAGAELVRYWAQRQPQAFSVYRLVSTGRIVAFTARLVLPAPADPRDVAADPVVAAAWRYTEATAPVGAGEHIGISRFSVYPERYQVPSRVIDLSSSRAHAEAARARGRAYGFAVFQDAETWAGRVRGTLDDTGARPRVGAYSYGLFGVDWRRLPVEAWLLRFISATAGPAPSASGPSPVSRAAFDQAVREALAHWRDTDAFAACALMRTRLAADFGEPVGELRALLRGAVDDLAGDPRGVRAREALTAGYFSGAPTQEAAARRLGLPYGTYRRHLRQGLDLLGEALWQRELHDPR
- a CDS encoding MFS transporter, translated to MNVALTQTGRSARRPPGPGAVLAALAAAQFTVMLATSIVNVALPQIRDGAGLSDGGTTWVVNAYGLAFGALLLAGGRVADLLGRRRVLVAGLALFVLASVAAGLATSPGVLIGARAVQGAGAAAIAPAALALAMDGFPPGPARGRALGVWGAVSGAGAAGGVLLGGVLTQAWGWPWIFHSVAFGAVLVLAAVAVLVPRDAVRETAGRFDLLGTVTVTLALTCLVWGLTTARGAGWGDPPVLGALGGAVVLLAAFCVIERGRPQALVPVRLLTAGRVGAGNLLMALLGSVWIALFFFLPLYQQQVLGSGPLVTGVGQLPLAGAHMLGSALAPRVARRFGATATLTVALLTEAAGLLWLSRMSADGTYPVDVLGPSVLVGLGLSVAFVQLTGLAVDGVPRQDAGLAGGLVNTTRQVGGAIGLAALATLAGSVTAGASADRPSLEALTAGYRAAFTVSAAVLAVTALLALLLTRRTGARTPAAPAGPASDPAPGPAGSPLSPVRQNTP
- a CDS encoding SRPBCC family protein, coding for MVTIDESAPVIVRLSTVIDAPLESVWALHTDIAAWPLWNPDVVRVEAEGPLRPGGSFSWRTHGLDITSTVRELVPGERIVWGGPAAGITGVHVWTFEQDGGRTTVRTEESWSGAPVEAAADDLHKALHDSLESWLSHLKSRAEQAA
- a CDS encoding carotenoid oxygenase family protein → MTTAKPYLTGHYTPLTEEVTATGLTVEGSLPPELNGRLLRNGHNPKPGVTPSHWFKGSGMVHGIRLRAGRAEWYRNRWVHTPALDGAPYMTERGPDLSASTAGTHIIEHGGRLLALCEANFPFELTPELETVGAHDFGGKLRSAMTAHPKEDPVTGELHFFGSSPFPPFLTYYVADAKGEITDSADVPGATASLKHDFAITRRHVVFVEGNVTFDATEHSGIPYSWSDHQPARIGVMPRGGDGARHVRWFSIEPGNMLHVSNAYEDGLGRIVLEGPTVDREGFRLSWNWWVGAPGRGSEPGSRSYTRRWVIDLAEGTVGEQIIDDLPVEFPTLNEDFLGVENRYQYAIAFPDENGFGGYGVVKYDRTTGARRIHQVGDARMPSEAVFVPAADATSEDDGYLLTVVSDLKQDSSQLLVLDASGLDRVATVHLPHRVTAGIHGSWVPDSELDHGNG